The region GCAGGCGGCTGTGCTTCTCTGCAAAGGGGCACCCCTCAGGAGTGGGGGTGCCTTTGGCTGCTggacaggagctgctgcccttGGCGCAGCCCCACGGGGAGGACAGGAGTgggagtggggctggggggactcGCGGTGGGTAGGAGGGAGGGAATGCCagttgggggggtcccaggggactgatggggcagggctgtgccccagcagGCCACGCAGTTCAACATGGAGCACTTCTCGGGGATGCACAACTGGTACGCCTGCTCCCATGCCCGCCCCACCTTCTGCAACGTGTGCCGCGAAGCGCTCCCGGGGGTCACCTCCCACGGCCTCTCCTGCGAAGGTCAGAGCTGGGGTCCTGCCGGGGGTTGAATGGGGGTGGGACCGGGGTGGGGGATCCCCTCTGAGGTTGGTCCGGAGCAGGAGGGGTGTGGGTTGGTGCCCACTGGCTGTTGTCACCAGCTGTGGAGGGGTGGGGGACCAGGGCTGTGCATCCTGCGGGGACCGTCCCTGCTCCTCATTTGCTCCCCACTGCACAGTCTGCAAGTTCAAGGCACACAAGCGCTGCGCTGTCAGAGCCACCAACAACTGCAAGTGGACCACTCTGGCCTCCATTGGCACCGAAATCATCGAGGACGAGGATGGGGTAAGCAGGGGAATCCCCCTGGGGGACCTTGGCACGACAGAGCCACCAGCCTTGCTGATCCCACATCAGTGGCAGGGCGATCATGGCACCCAGCTGTCCCCTGCACTGTGTGGCATCTGGGCTTGGCTCTGTGGGGACATGGTCTGGGGGCACCTCCTCTGCCACCCAGCATCAGGATCCCTTATTGCTTTCCAAATGTGGCCACCCCAAACATTTGCTGGGGACACCTCTGCCCTGTCCCATGCACTGGCAGCTGCACAAGGGgccaggcaggcagggagaAGAGGGCACAGGAGCGGTCCCAGGGCTGCCTTGCCCTGCTGTGGGTCGtcagcccctgcctgcccctttTGTGGTGCCTGGCAAAGGGGGTGGCCCGTGTCGCTGTCCCTCAAGTGcgcgggagcagcagcagtggcgTGGCACTGGCAGCTGCCCCTGTCCGCAGGTGGCCATGCCCCACCAGTGGCTGGAGGGGAACCTGCCTGTCAGTGCGCGCTGTGCCGTCTGCGACCGGACCTGCGGCAGTGTCCGGAGGCTGCAGGACTGGCGGTGTCTCTGGTGCAAGGCCATTGTAAGGATgtgtccttccctgtccccCCCGCCACAGCGCAGACAGCACTGCACCTCCTGGGTGCAttgctggggaaactgaggctggggACTTTGGTGCTGCATTCCCTAGGTTTGCTTATGCACGTGTCCCTGCATCTCCAGGTTCACAGTGCCTGCAAGGAGCTCTTTGGCAAGAGATGCCCCCTGGGCCAGTACAAAGTGTCCATCATCCCACCAACCGCCTTGAACAGCATCGATTCGGATGGTGAGTcctgcaggggacagggctgggctgcGGGTGGGGGGACAGGCTGTTtgggacagggctctgagctcCTCTGCAGGCTTTGACTTGTGACTGTGCCCGCCTTCCTGTGCGGCACCAGGATAGCAGCATCAGGAGGCTCCGGAGTCACTGCCCCTCCCTGTCACACCTTTGGTTGAAGGCCGCGTGTTGCTttgtgctctgctctgtgctgtgacagtgctgtgctttggggtGGCATTCTGCCCTGCGTGTGCCTTCAGTTGCTCCTGCCAGGCTGCCTCTCACGGTGGCCCTGGTCATGGTCCCTCCGTGCTGGGGTCAGCGGTGCCAGCCCTGAGCTCCTGATGTGAGATGCCACTTGTTGCACCCCAATGGTTCAGCACCTTGCAGGGCAGGATGAGGCCCTTGCTTGgattattttctcagtgtctGTACCTCAGCCGTTTTTTTGGTTAGTGCAGTGTGGGTGCTGCGGGGTGCTGGGGAGAGAAGCAATGTGCAGCCCGCGGGAACCACCCCCCGTCTCCCTCACCCTCTCCGGAGGGGCCCAGCTGGCCTCTGCTGAGCAAAATCTGTTCTTCTCCTCCGGatatttctttcctcattctttaaTGATTTTCACCGCTCAGCTCAGCCGGTGGCTCATCTGCTTCTCGTTACTCATCGGGATGCTGTCAGGGTAACCATCATGCGGCTTCTTCTCCAGcttcagagctgtgctgctcacGGCTGGGCCCCCCGGTACTGTCACTGCCCTGTCCGTCTCACGGTGGCCCCGTCGACCGAGGCCAGCGTGGCTGCAGCTGGCAGCTGTGACCGCTGCGGAGCCGGGCTGGgcggtgctgctgcaggaagcagCTCAGGGAGCCTCAGCCCCCTCCTCCCGCCGCACTGTCCCCCCAGTGCACGGTGCCGCTGGCAGCGGGCTCCTCTGCGGCAGCCCACGCTCTGACTCAGCAGCTCCCGGTGTTTTGCTTTGCGGATCTGCTCGGCTGGGTTGGGACCAGAGATGGAGCGGTGCTCAGGTGGTGGGCTGCGAGGATGCTGTTCCCCGCGCTCCGGAGGCAGCAGGGCTGCCGGTGGCACCCGCGGGCTCTGCCGGTGCCAGCAGCACTGAGGGCTGGTGCTTCCCCCGCTGCAGCATcgcagggctgcccagggaaggagccAGCAGGAACCGGCTTGTGGCCCAAGGACCAGGATGGCCAAGATGTGCCTGAGTTGGGGGCGGGCTGCGGGCCAGTGATTGATCTGCTTCTGCCTCGGGCACATTTCGTTCCCCAtctcatttctttaaaagcatgGTGCTGGCTGCCAAGCCTCCTGAGGCTTCTGCGTCattctcccccatcccaccagagCCCTTGTAGGAGCAGGCGGCAGAGCAGGGGTGACAGTACAGtcccctggggctgcagctggtcCCCTGTGGTCATGCCAGCtgccagtgccacccctgcgaGCACCCCCAGGTGGGACTGTGCCCCATTCCTGTGTGGTTTTGCTGGGTCTGTCCCAGCTGGACTGTTGGCAGAGCAAGGAACTGACCCTCCTGTACACTCACCACCGCTGCCCCTTTTGGAGTGGCTGTCTGGGGACACGAGTCAGCTGGGTGACACATTGTGCCTGCAGGGACAGTGATGGAGCAGGAACCTAACTTAGATCTGCCCTAGTACTACCCTTGCCCATCCCtatctccatccccatcctcctTCCCATCTtatccccttccccatccccactggcatctcttcctcccacccctcaCCATACCCTGGGCACCTCGATCACTGTCCCTCCTGCCTGGCCCCAGCACCCTGCAGGTTGGGCACAGCACAGTCGGGGTGTCCACGTGGCCTGTGTTGTCCCAAGGTGTCTCCATCAGTGTCCTCACGGagtgggagctggggctgggggctcacGTGCTTGGGCTTGCTGCAGGTTTCTGGAAGGCCACCTGCCCCtccacctgctccagccctctCCTGGCCTTTGTCAACTCCAAGAGCGGGGACAACCAGGGTGTCAAGTTTCTGCGCAAGTTCAAGCAGTTTCTCAATCCGGCCCAAGTCTTCGACCTCATGAACGGGGGCCCGCACCTGGGGTAGGCGCTGGCCTGGCTGTGCCGGGGTGGCCTTGGCAGGGTCCCGGCGGGCACCTGGCACAGCCCTCAGCCCCCTCTCCTGTTCATGCCCAGGCTGCGCCTCTTCCAGAAGTTCTCCACCTTCCGGATCCTGGTGTGCGGGGGGGACGGCAGCGTGGGCTGGGTGCTGTCGGAGATCGATGCCCTTGGCCTCCACAAACAAGTGAGCGAGAGTGCCTGGCACTGCTGGCGTGGGCTGGCACTGTGCCGGTGCTGGCACCACCGCAGCTTGGAGTCCTCTTGCATGCCCTGGGGTGCTGCTAGCGACAGGCACATTGGGGTTAGGGGTGTTGTGGGTGCCCCTCGGGGCTGCTCTGAGCCCCCCGCCCTGTCCCTCTCGCACAGTGCCAGCTGGGCGTCCTGCCCCTGGGGACGGGCAATGACCTGGCACGGGTGTtgggctggggcagcctgtGCGACGATGAcacccagctgctgcagatcctggagaagctggaaagGGCcaccaccaagatgctggaccGGTGAGCTTGGTGTGGGGCGTTTGCCTCTCTGCTCCCCCCTCACCTCAGCACCTGTCAGGCAAcctgtccttgtcccctgcccacatgtccctgtgctggggtgctgggaggtGGCAGGCAGCAGTGGTCTCTGCTCGGCAGGTGGAGCGTGCTGACCTACGAGGCCCCCAAGCAGTCCCCCCCAGCcctgaaggaggaggagaatggGGACTCCAACATCCAGGTGGGCACCACTGGGGACTGATGGCTTGAGATAGGAGAGAGCAGGCTGGAGGCCAGATCCCCGTTCACCCCATCAGCTGATTCAGGGGCATACAGGCTGGGTTCGCACAGGGAGAGGTCGTGGAGGGGTCCCTGGGGACTGCGAGGGGACTGGCAGCTGGTCATGCGTGATGACGTGAGTCTGGCAGGTCTCAGCCTGGCACctgggagcaggcagcagggtGAGACGGAGCAGCAGGCTATTTTGGACTCCTCTGTGTGCTCCCCTTCAACCccttgcctcagtttccctcctgCTGTGGCTGAACATCTGCTCTGCGTGGCGGTGTGGGCACTGCTGCCCTGGGGGCTGGGAGGGCGGCTGAGGGGGGCTCTTCATCTCCCGTTGAGGACTGACTGGACGAGGCTCCATCCAGGAGCAGGGCACCCGGCGGGGTGTCATGGCTCCAGCTaccctgtcccctccaggtTCACATCTCCCACTATGCCGACTCTGTTGCCTTCCACCTGGCCAAGATCCTGGAGTCGGACAAGCACTCGGTGGTGATCTCCTCTGCCAAGTAAGGAGGCGGCTGGCGATGGGGGTGCTGAAACCCCCCCACCGGGGCTGGGAGCAtgtccccaggggtgctgagccCTCCCCAGGCCAGGCTGTCCCCTGTCCGGCCACCAGCGGCTGCCCAGCAGCTAACCTGGCACTGCTCCTCCCGTGCAGGAGGCATTaccccagcagcccccccaCTGGCACCTGTGCCCAGCGGGGTGTGCCCCTCTCCACCCGCTTCCCTCGCAGGTTCCTCTGCGGCACTGTCAACGACTTTGTGGCGGAAGTTGGCCGGGCTTACAAGAGGGCGATGGAGAACAAACAGGAGGCTGAGCTGATGGCGCGGAAGGTGGGTTTTGGGGGAGCTGGATGGCACAGCCCCCAGCCTTGGAGGGTCAGGGTCTGCTCCGCTGGCCCATGTCCTGGCTGTGCATGCACCGGGGTGCACTGTGCTCGGGGTGCACTCAGGGTCACCAGTCAGGTGTGGAGTTCCCAGCAGAGATGGAGTGCCCTCGTGCTTGGGATGCCCAGGTGCTACCGGTGCCAGGCAAGCACGGGGTGCCAGGGGAGCGCCCAGCACTGGTGGGGGCAGTGGCTTGTGCTGGGGTGCTGAGTGTGGGGGTGTCCTGCAGTGTGCCATGCTGAATGAGAAGCTGGACTCCCTGGTGCGGGAGCTGAATGAGGAGGCTCAGGCCATCTTGGTCCCCGAGGGAATGGTGCAGGCTGCCCCTGGCGACAGCAAGGACCAGGAGAAAGGTGGCAGCTTCAACCCCAGCTCCGTGCCTCGCATCTTCAAATCCAAGGAGCAGCTCATGCTGCGGGCGAACAGCCTGAAGAAAGCTTTGCGGCAAATCATTGAGCAGGCGGAGAAAGGTGAGGGGGTGGCGAGGGCTGGCAGCTCGCgtgatgctgcagcagcttGGCACGGGCTGCGGAGCCCCCGCAGGCTTGTGCTGGACCCGTGCCTCGGTTTCCCTGTCTGGATCCTTGGAGTGGCAGCACTGCTGTGCTCTTCTCTCTCATGCTTGGTGTGGCCAAGGGAGGTCCCCAGCATGGGGCAAAGGTGCCACCCTGGGCCAAGCCTGGCACAAGCCCACAAGGCTGACCCAGGGAGAGGGCACAGGGCCGTGGGGCTGCCTGGGACTTGCTGTCGTGCTTCTctttgtgtccagctgtggatGAGCAGAACAAACAGACACAAGCCTACCGGGGCAGCACAGGCCCCAGCAAGAAGGACAGCTCGGAGGAACTCaacaaggaggaggagaggctCAGTAAGATGCCAGTGTGGCATGTGGCTTTTTGGGGGGCTGTGGAGGTGAGCTGTGAGGTGGGCTCAGGCTAGGAGCCAGTTCAGCAGCTGCCTTCTCTCCTCCCCGACCAGGCTCCCGACGTGAGACAGTGACCTCCGCATCTTCCTCCATCATCCTGGACCGGCCAGACACCTTCGGCAGCTTGCAGTTCCCCGAAGACCCCAGTGCCCTGTGAGTCTGGGGTCCTGCCCCCCCACCCTTGCTGCCCATTAGGCAGCGGGAGCAGACCTGAATCATGTTGCTTCTTGGCGATGGCTGCTGGGGCATCCTCTGCCTGCCAGCACGGCAGCCCCAGGGCACAGCAGTGCCCACGCTCCATGTGCCAGCTGCACGAGCTCTTGCTGCCAGCTTGGCCAGCACCGTGCTCATGGTGGGAGCTTGGGGCTCCCCCTGTGCCCAGCACAAGCAGGTCCTGGGTGTGCCAGGGGTGTCCCGGCACGGGACTGAGAGGGCTCCAGCCAGCCCTACTGGCTTGGGTCGGACTTTCCAACGCTAACCCCTCCGGGAGCTCACATTGCAGCTCCGGTGGGTGTTATACCTCATCCTCTGGTCCCAGCCCGGTGGCTGACTTTGTGCAGCTGCCTCCCAACCTGACCACCCTGTCCGCTACTTTCAGCCACTTCTTGGAGAAGTGCGTCATGAATAACTACTTTGGCATCGGCCTGGATGCGAAGATCTCCTTGGAGTTCAACAACAAACGGGACGAGCACCCCAAGAAGTGCAGGTTCGCTGAAACCTCCCAGATTGCATTGGGAAAAACATATACTCCCCCCTGGCTTTCTGAGGCCCAAAATAGGATGGAGCATCGGGGTGCTGGAAGGCATGGGGTCAGCTTGGGGCTGCCATGCCTGGCTGGGGACCCCTTTCTGTGGCAGGTTTTCCACCTGCAGCCATTGCCGTGGTGCCGGGGTGAGCACCCTGGGTGTGTGGCAGATTGCCTGGGAAGCGGGGAGGGATGCTGTGAGGCTCTGGCTGCTGATGCCCCCCGGATGTGTGCATGGGCACAGAAAAGCTTGGTGGGATTTGCCCCCCCTGCACCTGGGCAGAGGAGACGTTGCCATGCCAGCATGGGAGGATTCCAAGTGCTGCAGCCTGTGCAAGTGGGCAGCCCCCTGTTCTGGGAGTGGGGAGGCTGAGGCAGGCACAGAACCAGTGCTCCAGGCTGGCTGGTTCAGCCCAGTGCCCGGGGAGGGCACAGACCTGTGGCAGGCTGGGGGGAGCCTGCAGCCCCTCTCACCCGGCCCTCTTTGACCCGCAGCAGCCGCACTAAGAACATGATGTGGTACGGGGTGCTGGGCACGAAGGAGCTCCTGCAGCGTACCTACAAGAACCTGGAGCAGCGGGtgcagctggaggtgctggcctggggggcacagggacGGGGCAGGGGGTGGTGGCGTGGCGGCCCAAGGCTCAGCCCTCTCTTGCAGTGCGACGGGGTGCCCATCTCGCTGCCCAGCCTGCAGGGCATTGCTGTCCTCAACATCCCCAGCTACGCTGGGGGCATCAACTTCTGGGGAGGCACCAAGGAGGACAATGTGAGTGCCAGCACCGTGGGGTAGGGGAGGGGAGCACAACATCCTTCCCACAGTCCCAGGGAACCCACAAGCCCTCAGGCAGTGGTCTGGGGTATCCGTGCCTGGGCACACACAGCGGGAAAAGCTGGGTCCCAAAATGAGCTGGGTTTGTGACTCTCGCTTGTACTGGTCCACTACAGAACTTTGGGGCTCCATCCTTCGATGACAAGAAGCTGGAGGTGGTGGCCGTCTTTGGCAGCATCCAGATGGCTGTGTCGCGGGTCATCAACCTCCAGCACCATCGCATCGCACAGGTAGGGGCAAGGGACCCTGTGGGACCCTGCGTGGTGCCAGAAAGCTGTTGGGGCACCAGTGGTGCAGCTCAGCTGGGCTCCCGGCTGGCACTGACCTGGCATCAGGAGGCTTTTCAGCCCCGGCACAGCGGCTGAAGCCAGTGGCACAGTGCCAGCGCGATGCCAGCCCCGGGCTGTCTGCCCTGCAGTGCCGCGTGGTGAAGATCACCATCCGGGGGGACGAGGGCGTCCCTGTGCAGGTGGACGGAGAAGCCTGGATCCAGCCACCTGGCATCATCAAGATTCAGCACAAGAACCGAGCCCAGATGCTGACAAGGGACAGGGTGAGCTCGGGGTTGCACAGGCTGCACGGCAGGACTGTGCTGGGGCACGGGGAGGTGTGACTGGCTGAGGGGGGGTCACCTCTGCAGGCATTTGAAAGCACGCTCAAGTCCTGGGAGGACAAGCAGAAGGGGGAGAGTTACCGAGCGGCTGCCCGGCCACGGCTCAGCTCCCAGCAGTCCATGGAGTACCTGACCGAGGAGGAGAGCAGCCTCTTGCAGCAGGTCTCGCAGGTCGCCGAGACCCTCATCGCCAGGTCAGGCGGTGGGATGGGGATGTGGTGGGCATGGGTGGGGAGAGCTTCACTGTGGCCACCCAGAGCTATAAGGGTCTCCTAGTCCTGTATCATCCGTCCAGCCCGGGGGGGCcccggcagctccagcccctctcACCCGCAGGATCCACGAGGCAGCCAAGGCTCACAAAGccatggagcaggagctggcGCACGCCGTCAACACCAGCTCCCTGGCGCTGAGTGAAGCCCTCTCCAACAAAGCCACTGGCACCTCAGAGGTGAGCAGGACTGGGGTACAAACCAACCTTCCCTGGCGGCCCCCAGGCCCTGCTGCTCAAGGGGTCACCCCTCCACGCCCCCCAGTATCTCAGCAGGAATGCGGCTGTGGAGGTGGTGCTGAGCATCAAGGAGCTGTATGCTGAGACCAGGGCGTTCCTGGAAGGGAAGGCGGTGAGTGGGGGGGCTGGAAACCACCCCGAGCCCCATAGCGGTGGGGCCCATGCCCTTGGCCTGCAGCTCTGGGGATGGTCCTTGTCCCCCACAGCTGGACTCGccgcaggaggaggaggcgctGCACGGCCCCCTGAGTGTGCTGGGCCAGGAGCTGCAGCGGCTGCTGGACATCCACTGGCTGGGGCCCATCGCCCACCCTGCTGAGGAGGTGGGTGCACGGGGACCGGGGGTGGCGTAGCCCACCGAGTGTTCCCAGGGGGGTGTAGCACCCTGCTTAGCCTGGCTTCTCACAGGAAAGTGCCAGCAGTACCAACAAGGGCAGCTTCAAGCTTCGTCTCAACATCCCCAAGCCCAGGAAGgacaaggacaaagggcaaaagcagaaaaccaaCAGTGCACTCCCAGGTAAAGCAGGCAGCACGGCAGGGGGAAGACAGGCGCAGCCGGTGTTGGTAGGGACCCCCACATGCTGACCTATCAGCCTCCTGTCCTGGGCACGCTGCAGAGGGACCCTATGGGAGGGGGACAGGGCATGTCCTGGCTGCCTGGGAATGTCACCTTTGTCACCAACAGTCCCATAGAGCTTAATTTTTCTGCTAACGGACATGCGGAGCCCCTCGACCCTGTAACTCCATCACCACTGCAAGTGGGAAAAGGGGGCTCTGGTACCGCTCAGCCCTTTGGGTAAgtccctgccccagggctggggggtctTGTTGAGGGGGAGAAGCTTGGATGCTCCATAAGCTAAAGAGAGTAGAAACTGCTCCAGGCTGAGCCTGCTGAGGCCTCTGGCCCTGCCAGAGCTGGGGGTGTGGGGTGCTGTCCGCAGCCTGCTGCCACCGCTGCCCCGGTCTGCCTGCGCCTGCCTGCGTGCCCAGCTGCCTGCGCGGGAGCCCAGGCCACCGCTCTGGTTTTCCTCCCTGCTAGCGGACAAGTGGGGCTCCGAGGAGGTGGCAGCTTGGCTGGAAGCGCTCGGTTTAGGGGAGTACAGAGACATTTTTGTCCGACATGACATCCAGGGCTCTGAGTTGATCCTGCTGGAGAGGAGAGACCTGAAGGTACAACCTCCCTTGTGCCCCTGAGGGactcccagccctggggagcacGGTGTCCTCCATTCCTCCTCTCACCATCTCTCGTGGGGAGAAAAGGCATGTGCTGACCCCGCACCCAGCCCCGCAGGGCTGAGCTTGCACTGCTTGCTTAGCTTGCACGCAGGGGCTGGAAGCAGGGGAGAGGGTTGGCCTGGCCCCCACCTTGCAATGCTCTGTGCACCTGCCCAAAGCAGGATCAACGGCACCATGCTCTCTCCTGTGCTTGCCAGAGGGCTCCCAGCAAGGACCTTGCTCTGGCAGCGAGAGCGTGGGGAGCCGGGCTTGGCAGCCTCTTCCTCCATCCCACGGCTTTCTCGCCCGGGAAAGCCGAGGGCTGGGGTCCTACAAACACATCAGCTCCCCCCTCCTTCTGCAGGACCTGGGGATCACCAAAGTGGGCCACATGAAGAGAATCCTCCAGGCCATTAAGGAGCTCAGCAACCCCCCCtagggcagcagcagggcaggagcCCAGCCCCGGTGCCACCCCTCAGGACCAGGGGTTAGGCAGGGGGGCTCCCGCTCCCTGCCCCACCCCACGCGTGTGGAGCCCCCCTGCTTGCCTCGCTTCGTCTGTTGTCCCCCAGCgtccctggagctgctgcttctccccgAGCCTCTGGGGCTGGAAACACTAAAGCAGAGGTCTAGCCCTGTAGGCAACGTGGTGCAACTGCCAGTCCAGCCCCTGGTGGGGTCGCTACAGGAGCTGGGGCCAAAGCAATGACCCCCCTCCCCTCTGTGGGTATTTAAGCTGTGTAAATATTTGGAGAAGAGATACTCATGGCTGCTGCTTGTGTGGTGTCATTACCTCAGGGAAGGCAGGGTGAGGGGGTGAAATGGGGATGAGAACTGGGGCCTTACAGCTTCCTACTCCACCCTGGCAAGGGGATCTACATCATCCCATAGCCCTAGCCCCACAGTCACCACCAGCATGTAAcacaaacagaatattttattgACAGCTTCTTTTATTGACAGCTtcatatgactttttttttttccaccccctccctccccatcagTTAAAATTAGTATTAGTTATGTACATGGAACTCCCCTGCCAGAGAGCACCCAGCTATTTACAGTTTATTTACAGAGGCCAGGCTAGCAGCTCTTCAGTGTCTCCTCCAGCTTGAGCATGTCCATGGGGGTGACTTTGGCAACCTCAAAGAAGACTCTGGAAGGAACCCATAATGATTAGGGCTCAGTCACAACCCTGACACCCATCCACCAAGGCCCCCCAGCTCTCtgcagcacccaagggtgcaTGCTGGTGGTGCCACCCTCTGTGGAGGGAGCAGACACGAGGTAGAGACCCACGCTGCTCACCTGTGTGAGTACTTGGTGCGCACAGCTTTCAACTTGTCATGGGGCTGGTATGTGAGCAGGAAATTCAGCCTCTTCACCAGGGGATGCAGGTCCTGGGACCGGTACCCGCTGTAGTACTCCAGTGTGGGTGTCTGCAAaggggcagcagggctgagccGGGTCCTCAGTGGTAGAACATGCATCATCTTCCCTCTCCAGCccccccaaatctgggcatagCCCCAGAACACCATCCCCACACTGATCCATCTGCTCCTGCACCCCCGTGGTGCTGACCAGGGGGCTTCGGAGGCGGACAGCAGGTTGGGCAGGCGCTTACCCAGCCACCGAGGTTCTTCATGGTGagtgccagcagcaggcagctggcAGCCAGCTTGGAGGGGCTCTCCCGGGCATAGTCATACTCCTGCAGCGTCATTTCGCAGAGGAAGCGGGCCAGCGTCAGCGTCTCCATGGTGGCACGGGCGCACTACGgccaggcaggcagggaaaggcTGAGCTTTTTTAGCAGCACTACTCCCCCGCAACCTTTTTGGGGATCTAGAGTGCTGCCTCTGGGGCACAAGGCACAGACCTCGCAAACCAAGCTTGACAGAccagcatcctcagctctgTTGGGAGGTTTGGCCCAAcgctccctgctgccagctgggagCCAACACAAAGGGGCCCTGGAGGCACCTGGACACCAACCCACCCTCCTGCTGCACCCACCTTGGCAAAGCGTCGCAGGAACCGGTAGGGGATGGGGATGTTGATGTCGAACTTGAGGGTGCTGAGGATGTTCATCTCCATAGCAATGAGCTCTTCCCGCTTGTAGGCATCGTCACAGATGTAGAGGAAATCATCCACGCATGGTGGGCACCTCTCCTGCTGGGGCACAACTGCTCAGCACACTGATGGGCTCATCCTGGCAACACTTAGGAAATCCTACTGGTCTGAAGGCCCTGTAAGGGCTTGTGCCCTGCCAGATCCCAAAAGGACTCTACAGCATCCCGCGGGGCTTGTATGTTGTGTTTACTGCCCCAGTCCTGGGCTCTAACTATAAGCCTTGCTTGCATGAGGTGAACTCAGGTGTCCTTTCggtctctgcagagca is a window of Columba livia isolate bColLiv1 breed racing homer chromosome 12, bColLiv1.pat.W.v2, whole genome shotgun sequence DNA encoding:
- the DGKK gene encoding diacylglycerol kinase kappa isoform X2, producing MAEKLVPGDLFLRKTRESVSSLDSDKLSPISPEAGGEESSDSEGEQEDSSHKLIRKVSTSGQMRSKKSVKEGLLLKQTSSFQRWKRRYFKLRGRTLYYAKDAKSLIFDEVDLSDASVAETSTKNINNSFTVITPFRKLILCAENRKEMEDWISALKSVQKWEIHEATQFNMEHFSGMHNWYACSHARPTFCNVCREALPGVTSHGLSCEVCKFKAHKRCAVRATNNCKWTTLASIGTEIIEDEDGVAMPHQWLEGNLPVSARCAVCDRTCGSVRRLQDWRCLWCKAIVHSACKELFGKRCPLGQYKVSIIPPTALNSIDSDGFWKATCPSTCSSPLLAFVNSKSGDNQGVKFLRKFKQFLNPAQVFDLMNGGPHLGLRLFQKFSTFRILVCGGDGSVGWVLSEIDALGLHKQCQLGVLPLGTGNDLARVLGWGSLCDDDTQLLQILEKLERATTKMLDRWSVLTYEAPKQSPPALKEEENGDSNIQVHISHYADSVAFHLAKILESDKHSVVISSAKFLCGTVNDFVAEVGRAYKRAMENKQEAELMARKCAMLNEKLDSLVRELNEEAQAILVPEGMVQAAPGDSKDQEKGGSFNPSSVPRIFKSKEQLMLRANSLKKALRQIIEQAEKAVDEQNKQTQAYRGSTGPSKKDSSEELNKEEERLSSRRETVTSASSSIILDRPDTFGSLQFPEDPSALHFLEKCVMNNYFGIGLDAKISLEFNNKRDEHPKKCSSRTKNMMWYGVLGTKELLQRTYKNLEQRVQLECDGVPISLPSLQGIAVLNIPSYAGGINFWGGTKEDNNFGAPSFDDKKLEVVAVFGSIQMAVSRVINLQHHRIAQCRVVKITIRGDEGVPVQVDGEAWIQPPGIIKIQHKNRAQMLTRDRAFESTLKSWEDKQKGESYRAAARPRLSSQQSMEYLTEEESSLLQQVSQVAETLIARIHEAAKAHKAMEQELAHAVNTSSLALSEALSNKATGTSEYLSRNAAVEVVLSIKELYAETRAFLEGKALDSPQEEEALHGPLSVLGQELQRLLDIHWLGPIAHPAEEESASSTNKGSFKLRLNIPKPRKDKDKGQKQKTNSALPGPGDHQSGPHEENPPGH
- the DGKK gene encoding diacylglycerol kinase kappa isoform X3, which codes for MQKSVKEGLLLKQTSSFQRWKRRYFKLRGRTLYYAKDAKSLIFDEVDLSDASVAETSTKNINNSFTVITPFRKLILCAENRKEMEDWISALKSVQKWEIHEATQFNMEHFSGMHNWYACSHARPTFCNVCREALPGVTSHGLSCEVCKFKAHKRCAVRATNNCKWTTLASIGTEIIEDEDGVAMPHQWLEGNLPVSARCAVCDRTCGSVRRLQDWRCLWCKAIVHSACKELFGKRCPLGQYKVSIIPPTALNSIDSDGFWKATCPSTCSSPLLAFVNSKSGDNQGVKFLRKFKQFLNPAQVFDLMNGGPHLGLRLFQKFSTFRILVCGGDGSVGWVLSEIDALGLHKQCQLGVLPLGTGNDLARVLGWGSLCDDDTQLLQILEKLERATTKMLDRWSVLTYEAPKQSPPALKEEENGDSNIQVHISHYADSVAFHLAKILESDKHSVVISSAKFLCGTVNDFVAEVGRAYKRAMENKQEAELMARKCAMLNEKLDSLVRELNEEAQAILVPEGMVQAAPGDSKDQEKGGSFNPSSVPRIFKSKEQLMLRANSLKKALRQIIEQAEKAVDEQNKQTQAYRGSTGPSKKDSSEELNKEEERLSSRRETVTSASSSIILDRPDTFGSLQFPEDPSALHFLEKCVMNNYFGIGLDAKISLEFNNKRDEHPKKCSSRTKNMMWYGVLGTKELLQRTYKNLEQRVQLECDGVPISLPSLQGIAVLNIPSYAGGINFWGGTKEDNNFGAPSFDDKKLEVVAVFGSIQMAVSRVINLQHHRIAQCRVVKITIRGDEGVPVQVDGEAWIQPPGIIKIQHKNRAQMLTRDRAFESTLKSWEDKQKGESYRAAARPRLSSQQSMEYLTEEESSLLQQVSQVAETLIARIHEAAKAHKAMEQELAHAVNTSSLALSEALSNKATGTSEYLSRNAAVEVVLSIKELYAETRAFLEGKALDSPQEEEALHGPLSVLGQELQRLLDIHWLGPIAHPAEEESASSTNKGSFKLRLNIPKPRKDKDKGQKQKTNSALPADKWGSEEVAAWLEALGLGEYRDIFVRHDIQGSELILLERRDLKDLGITKVGHMKRILQAIKELSNPP
- the DGKK gene encoding diacylglycerol kinase kappa isoform X4, with translation MAEKLVPGDLFLRKTRESVSSLDSDKLSPISPEAGGEESSDSEGEQEDSSHKLIRKVSTSGQMRSKKSVKEGLLLKQTSSFQRWKRRYFKLRGRTLYYAKDAKSLIFDEVDLSDASVAETSTKNINNSFTVITPFRKLILCAENRKEMEDWISALKSVQKWEIHEATQFNMEHFSGMHNWYACSHARPTFCNVCREALPGVTSHGLSCEVCKFKAHKRCAVRATNNCKWTTLASIGTEIIEDEDGVAMPHQWLEGNLPVSARCAVCDRTCGSVRRLQDWRCLWCKAIVHSACKELFGKRCPLGQYKVSIIPPTALNSIDSDGFWKATCPSTCSSPLLAFVNSKSGDNQGVKFLRKFKQFLNPAQVFDLMNGGPHLGLRLFQKFSTFRILVCGGDGSVGWVLSEIDALGLHKQCQLGVLPLGTGNDLARVLGWGSLCDDDTQLLQILEKLERATTKMLDRWSVLTYEAPKQSPPALKEEENGDSNIQVHISHYADSVAFHLAKILESDKHSVVISSAKFLCGTVNDFVAEVGRAYKRAMENKQEAELMARKCAMLNEKLDSLVRELNEEAQAILVPEGMVQAAPGDSKDQEKGGSFNPSSVPRIFKSKEQLMLRANSLKKALRQIIEQAEKAVDEQNKQTQAYRGSTGPSKKDSSEELNKEEERLSSRRETVTSASSSIILDRPDTFGSLQFPEDPSALHFLEKCVMNNYFGIGLDAKISLEFNNKRDEHPKKCSSRTKNMMWYGVLGTKELLQRTYKNLEQRVQLECDGVPISLPSLQGIAVLNIPSYAGGINFWGGTKEDNNFGAPSFDDKKLEVVAVFGSIQMAVSRVINLQHHRIAQCRVVKITIRGDEGVPVQVDGEAWIQPPGIIKIQHKNRAQMLTRDRAFESTLKSWEDKQKGESYRAAARPRLSSQQSMEYLTEEESSLLQQVSQVAETLIARIHEAAKAHKAMEQELAHAVNTSSLALSEALSNKATGTSEYLSRNAAVEVVLSIKELYAETRAFLEGKALDSPQEEEALHGPLSVLGQELQRLLDIHWLGPIAHPAEEESASSTNKGSFKLRLNIPKPRKDKDKGQKQKTNSALPVP